A stretch of Thermodesulfobacteriota bacterium DNA encodes these proteins:
- a CDS encoding class I SAM-dependent methyltransferase: MKCNVCNSKLIFIFTKKVLYKYDVDYFQCSNCQFIQTQSPYWLKETYKNNTLGVLDVGAVNRNVLMVEISERIINALFPSASKFLDFGGGTGLFVRMMRDKGYNFYRQDKYSENIFAKYFDINDLKDFTKFDLLTAFEVFEHFENPIDEINNMLLLSDSLLFSTELQPENNIEDWWYFVAEEGEHISFYSIETLREISNRLNCFFFTDGSSIHFLTKRRFPIDNKKFKRILFPLRIVVYRKLIEKLFLCKHRRQKRQSLIKKDFNYIKSKLNSSNQ, from the coding sequence ATGAAATGTAATGTATGTAATTCAAAGCTTATCTTTATCTTTACCAAAAAAGTTCTTTACAAGTATGATGTTGATTACTTTCAATGTTCAAATTGTCAATTTATTCAAACACAATCTCCATATTGGCTGAAGGAGACTTACAAAAATAATACACTTGGAGTACTGGACGTTGGCGCTGTTAATAGAAATGTGTTAATGGTTGAAATTTCAGAAAGGATAATTAACGCGCTATTCCCATCAGCATCAAAATTTCTTGATTTTGGAGGTGGTACCGGGTTGTTTGTGAGAATGATGAGAGATAAGGGATACAACTTTTATAGACAGGATAAATACAGTGAAAATATTTTTGCGAAATACTTTGATATTAACGATTTGAAAGATTTTACCAAATTTGATTTGTTAACTGCATTTGAGGTCTTTGAACACTTTGAAAACCCGATTGATGAGATTAACAATATGTTACTATTATCAGATTCTTTACTATTTAGTACTGAGTTGCAGCCAGAAAATAATATCGAAGATTGGTGGTATTTTGTGGCAGAGGAAGGGGAACATATATCTTTCTATAGTATTGAAACATTAAGAGAAATTTCCAATAGATTAAATTGTTTCTTTTTCACAGATGGATCAAGTATACATTTTTTAACAAAGAGAAGATTCCCAATTGATAATAAAAAGTTTAAACGTATTTTATTCCCTCTAAGAATTGTTGTTTATAGGAAACTTATAGAAAAATTATTTTTATGTAAGCACAGAAGACAAAAAAGACAATCTCTAATAAAAAAAGATTTTAACTATATAAAATCAAAATTAAATAGTTCAAATCAATGA
- a CDS encoding NAD-dependent epimerase/dehydratase family protein has protein sequence MKALITGGAGFIGCNLTDRLFTQKQSVTIFDNLSRPGTPQNIAWLRERHPNQVHLIEGDVRDVQLVARACQGVDIIYHLAAQTAVTTSVKDPRTDFEINALGTLNVLEAARTCGSNPIVIFASTNKVYGQLENITTEKQATRYVYKDRLYGVDETQMLDFHSPYGCSKGAADQYVRDYARIYGLRTVVFRQSCIYGPRQFGIEDQGWVAWFIISSVLGNRITIYGDGRQVRDLLHINDLLDAFEVARAKIEISAGQVYNIGGGYDNSLSIWLEFGPLLEELLGQTIEIYYADWRLGDQRVYISNCQKAINDLRWQPRIGIREGIKDLIAWVKCNRSLFEEVFC, from the coding sequence ATGAAAGCTCTCATAACAGGTGGAGCCGGGTTTATCGGATGCAATTTGACTGACCGGTTGTTCACCCAGAAACAGTCGGTTACCATCTTTGACAATCTCTCACGCCCGGGCACACCACAGAATATAGCCTGGCTACGTGAACGCCATCCAAACCAAGTACATCTGATCGAGGGAGACGTTCGGGACGTCCAGTTGGTTGCTCGTGCATGTCAGGGAGTAGACATTATCTATCACCTGGCGGCTCAGACTGCTGTGACAACATCCGTCAAGGATCCGAGGACCGACTTTGAGATCAATGCCCTTGGAACTCTGAACGTCCTTGAAGCTGCACGAACTTGTGGTTCAAATCCAATCGTTATCTTTGCTTCTACAAACAAGGTGTACGGCCAACTGGAAAATATAACAACTGAGAAGCAAGCAACACGCTACGTTTACAAGGATAGACTCTACGGCGTAGATGAGACGCAAATGCTCGATTTTCATTCACCTTACGGGTGCTCCAAAGGAGCAGCAGACCAATACGTTCGCGATTATGCGCGCATCTATGGATTGCGCACGGTTGTTTTCCGCCAATCTTGCATCTACGGTCCTAGGCAGTTTGGTATAGAGGACCAGGGTTGGGTGGCATGGTTTATTATTTCTTCTGTGTTGGGTAATCGGATTACAATCTACGGCGACGGCAGGCAGGTGCGAGATTTACTACATATCAACGACTTGCTTGATGCCTTTGAAGTAGCTAGAGCCAAGATTGAGATATCAGCGGGTCAGGTGTATAACATTGGCGGGGGTTATGACAATTCCTTGTCCATTTGGCTGGAGTTTGGCCCACTTCTCGAAGAACTTCTGGGACAAACCATTGAGATTTACTACGCGGATTGGCGACTAGGTGATCAGCGGGTTTATATTAGCAACTGTCAAAAGGCAATCAACGACCTTAGATGGCAACCGCGCATTGGTATACGAGAAGGCATCAAGGATCTGATAGCCTGGGTCAAGTGTAATCGTTCGCTCTTTGAGGAGGTATTTTGCTGA
- a CDS encoding glycosyltransferase family 2 protein: MGYVDNITATVCTLNEEDNIAECLETIARNNPREIIVVDGGSEDATVHVAKRFTDKVYVVGRKGLAFQRQYAVDHATGKYVGIFDSDHRLSEGCLEKLAEELEANGYDGIEAQVLSVQNTNYWDWAMDQNVKLTHNIPGPRIMIGTPCLYCTEVLRKVRFDPFFTAASDDTDLCYRLVKAGYKLGVGTPIVYHKHRSSFSQFIRKWQWYGKGDAQFFWKHSERRWSIFSHPIRNYVIGRSIKSLKAGKPQLVLFFVICGLSRHYGFWRQFLSMLVSRVTTGEVEDRSIYKT, encoded by the coding sequence ATGGGCTATGTTGATAATATCACCGCAACAGTTTGTACACTAAACGAGGAGGATAACATTGCCGAATGTTTAGAGACCATAGCTCGCAATAACCCGCGTGAGATTATCGTGGTTGATGGGGGATCGGAAGATGCAACGGTACATGTTGCTAAGCGCTTTACTGACAAAGTCTATGTCGTGGGGCGCAAGGGATTGGCTTTTCAACGCCAGTATGCGGTTGATCATGCCACTGGCAAGTATGTAGGAATTTTTGACTCAGATCACCGACTATCAGAAGGTTGCCTTGAGAAATTGGCAGAAGAACTTGAAGCCAACGGATATGACGGCATCGAAGCCCAAGTTCTCAGTGTGCAGAACACGAACTATTGGGATTGGGCGATGGACCAAAACGTTAAGCTGACTCACAATATCCCCGGTCCGCGGATCATGATCGGCACTCCTTGCCTATATTGTACGGAAGTACTGCGGAAGGTACGCTTTGATCCGTTCTTTACAGCAGCAAGTGATGACACTGATCTCTGCTATCGCCTAGTGAAAGCCGGTTACAAACTTGGAGTAGGAACTCCCATAGTCTATCACAAGCATCGCAGTTCGTTCAGCCAGTTCATTCGAAAGTGGCAATGGTATGGGAAGGGTGATGCTCAGTTCTTCTGGAAACACTCCGAGAGGCGATGGAGCATCTTCAGCCATCCTATTCGCAACTATGTCATTGGTCGTAGCATAAAGAGTTTGAAAGCAGGGAAACCACAGCTTGTCCTTTTCTTCGTCATCTGTGGTCTCAGTCGGCACTATGGCTTCTGGAGGCAGTTTCTCTCGATGCTTGTTAGTAGAGTGACTACCGGGGAGGTCGAAGATCGAAGCATATACAAGACCTAA
- a CDS encoding IS1595 family transposase, with the protein MLYYAGMKLICLECSSTKIWLLNDGRNRCAQCRKTFSDPRCSVKISRAKLRQIIEEFLLEHSTNIIISRVDVSKYMLLKILTLLRVAMTKDVPDIFEGTVEVDETYLGGQWKNKRLSVKRSSQKPKRGRGTSKQAVFGILCRNGKVWAELIDSADAIELQPRILKQVKRGSVVFSDTWSGYTGIASKGYVHRLVKHSKDSFVTDGNHINGLEGFWGYLKRKLTAKGGIRHSRLHLYLGEYVWRYNHRYLNLKEQKTR; encoded by the coding sequence ATGTTATATTATGCAGGTATGAAGCTAATTTGCCTTGAATGTTCAAGTACAAAAATATGGTTACTTAATGATGGTCGTAATAGATGTGCCCAATGCAGGAAAACATTCAGCGATCCAAGGTGCTCTGTAAAGATATCAAGGGCCAAATTACGACAGATCATAGAGGAATTTCTACTTGAGCATTCTACTAACATTATAATCAGCAGAGTCGATGTTTCTAAGTACATGTTACTGAAGATTCTTACTCTGCTGCGAGTTGCAATGACCAAAGATGTTCCCGATATATTTGAGGGAACAGTTGAGGTTGATGAAACCTATCTTGGTGGTCAATGGAAAAACAAACGCTTATCAGTTAAGCGAAGTAGCCAAAAACCCAAACGTGGCCGTGGCACTAGCAAACAGGCTGTCTTTGGGATACTGTGCCGCAACGGTAAAGTCTGGGCCGAACTGATAGACAGCGCAGACGCCATAGAGTTGCAGCCAAGAATCCTAAAACAGGTAAAAAGAGGCTCAGTTGTATTTTCCGATACCTGGAGCGGATATACCGGCATTGCTTCCAAAGGTTATGTCCATCGCCTTGTGAAACACAGCAAAGACAGCTTTGTAACTGATGGCAATCATATTAATGGACTAGAAGGTTTTTGGGGTTACCTCAAACGCAAGTTGACTGCTAAAGGCGGTATAAGGCATTCCCGTTTACATCTTTACCTTGGAGAATATGTCTGGCGTTATAACCACCGCTATCTGAATTTAAAAGAGCAAAAAACTAGGTGA
- a CDS encoding DUF4910 domain-containing protein produces MLPELSENRFKILVTEAEYLLKKLFPICRSITGNGVRESLKILLNICDFDVKEIPSSTKVYDWTIPDEWNVRDAYVADSRGKRIIDFRKNNLHLVSYSIPVEKRLSFEELDQHLHTLPNLPNAIPYRTSYYNHNWGFCLTHDDYVKLDRSDEYHVVIDSTLEPGYLTYGEEIIKGKSDKEYLISSYCCHPSLANDNLSGVVLWALLLREMRGIELEHNYRFILVPETIGAIAYMAIHEDEMTNIDGAYVITTVAGPGDFGYKKSFKGHDTIDRVVKRTLEEENINFKEYEFNAAESDERQYSSPFFRIPTGTICKDKYYEYRYYHTSLDNLDFISSEDLIKSLDLYMKTIQKLEMNFTFVSKNPKCEPMLSKRGLYPKTGGGVFQSVNEGIEPQKRKNLSEQDIQAISWLLFLSDGNYSLLDISEKTKIPCNRLYEKARILEEHDLLTQIDRL; encoded by the coding sequence ATGTTGCCTGAGTTATCAGAAAACAGATTCAAAATACTTGTAACTGAAGCAGAATATCTTCTCAAGAAGTTATTTCCCATTTGCCGTAGTATTACAGGTAATGGTGTCAGGGAGTCTTTAAAAATCTTATTGAATATTTGCGACTTTGACGTAAAAGAGATTCCTTCTTCAACGAAGGTATATGATTGGACTATACCTGATGAATGGAATGTGAGGGATGCTTATGTTGCTGATTCTAGAGGAAAGCGAATAATCGATTTTCGGAAGAATAATCTTCACTTGGTCAGTTACAGTATTCCAGTTGAAAAGAGACTATCCTTTGAAGAACTCGATCAGCATCTTCATACTCTGCCTAATCTACCTAACGCAATTCCTTATCGGACAAGTTACTACAACCATAATTGGGGTTTTTGTTTGACTCATGATGACTATGTAAAACTTGACAGAAGTGATGAATATCATGTCGTAATTGACTCGACACTTGAGCCAGGTTATTTGACATACGGCGAAGAAATAATCAAAGGAAAATCTGATAAAGAGTATCTAATATCTTCTTATTGCTGCCACCCATCTCTAGCTAATGACAATCTTTCCGGTGTGGTATTGTGGGCACTTCTTCTTAGAGAAATGCGAGGAATTGAACTGGAACATAATTATAGGTTTATTTTAGTACCTGAAACAATCGGTGCTATAGCCTACATGGCAATACATGAGGATGAAATGACGAATATTGATGGAGCGTATGTTATTACTACTGTAGCAGGGCCTGGTGATTTTGGTTATAAAAAATCATTTAAAGGACATGACACCATTGACAGAGTTGTAAAGAGAACCCTTGAAGAAGAGAATATAAACTTTAAAGAATACGAATTTAATGCCGCCGAGAGTGATGAGAGGCAATACTCATCACCGTTTTTCAGGATACCTACCGGAACTATCTGCAAAGATAAATATTACGAATATAGATATTACCACACATCTCTGGACAATCTTGATTTCATAAGTTCGGAAGATTTAATTAAGTCTTTGGATCTATATATGAAAACAATACAAAAGTTGGAAATGAATTTCACATTTGTATCCAAGAATCCTAAGTGTGAGCCGATGCTAAGCAAACGGGGATTATACCCAAAGACTGGTGGAGGAGTTTTTCAGAGTGTTAATGAAGGAATCGAACCACAAAAAAGAAAGAATCTTTCAGAACAAGACATTCAAGCAATATCTTGGTTGTTGTTCCTATCAGATGGAAATTACTCCCTTTTGGATATTTCAGAAAAAACAAAAATTCCATGTAATAGACTTTATGAGAAAGCTAGGATCCTTGAAGAACACGACTTACTGACACAAATAGACCGTCTATGA
- a CDS encoding radical SAM protein, producing MKNQLKILLINPFFFFFSQDRYDLEKVKNKTEFVEAPLGLGYLSAYIKKYFKNIDIEVYDANAMAISEIIKSNDVNMKHLFGLVETKIKTYRPDIIGISALFEFNGYIALKFIHLVKKAEKNIITIMGGAYASHSFNKAFKNKNLDFIIKGEGEEGFRQFIEYILNERNVKDVGSLIYRSNGGIKANSTVLVNNIDTIPRVDRSNFLMDLYASYSVRLANRHSKISYIPRLASILTSRGCPYKCAFCSTRLQWGPKIRYRKISDVMSEIKWLKDTYNINTFFFPDDNICTNSKHFIEFLKQLKKEKIKWLSGGFQVSAMTDEAINLCIESGLLYFPMSFESGANETLKKLKKPLNIKQSEDFVKRARLIDNNIYIFGSWITALPFETLEDIDKTHAFAKYLDLDWSSFYCYQPYPGTEIYQYCIDKGYIQENEENVKSPVALLNAISTENFSASEVVFKNYCANIDINFLNNRNLNGRGNFTQAYRDFVDIINNYPTHVFAHYALSNYFNNLGNKKKSRYFLMKARESSEVEKFYEPFIKHFNLTKELLE from the coding sequence ATGAAAAATCAACTGAAAATATTATTGATAAATCCATTCTTCTTTTTCTTTTCACAAGATCGATACGATTTAGAAAAAGTGAAAAATAAGACGGAGTTTGTTGAAGCTCCACTTGGACTTGGGTACCTTTCGGCTTATATTAAGAAGTATTTTAAAAATATAGACATAGAAGTGTATGATGCAAATGCTATGGCAATTAGTGAAATAATAAAATCAAACGATGTCAATATGAAACATTTATTTGGATTAGTTGAGACCAAGATAAAAACGTACCGGCCTGATATTATTGGAATTTCAGCGCTATTTGAATTTAATGGATATATAGCTTTGAAATTCATACATTTAGTAAAAAAAGCAGAAAAAAACATTATTACAATTATGGGTGGCGCTTATGCTTCACACAGTTTCAATAAAGCATTTAAGAATAAAAATTTGGATTTTATCATAAAGGGGGAAGGCGAGGAAGGATTCAGACAGTTCATTGAATATATTTTAAACGAAAGGAATGTTAAAGACGTTGGAAGCCTAATATATCGTAGTAACGGAGGAATAAAAGCAAATTCCACTGTATTAGTTAACAACATTGATACAATTCCGCGGGTCGATAGATCAAATTTTTTGATGGATTTATATGCGAGTTATTCTGTCAGGTTAGCTAATCGTCATTCGAAGATTAGTTATATACCCAGACTAGCTTCCATATTAACATCCCGGGGATGTCCCTATAAATGTGCCTTTTGTTCAACAAGACTGCAGTGGGGACCAAAGATAAGATATCGTAAAATAAGCGATGTCATGTCTGAAATTAAGTGGTTAAAAGACACATACAATATTAACACATTCTTTTTCCCTGATGATAATATCTGTACCAACTCAAAACATTTTATTGAGTTCTTAAAACAACTTAAAAAGGAGAAGATTAAATGGCTCAGTGGCGGATTTCAAGTTTCAGCTATGACAGATGAAGCTATTAATCTTTGCATTGAATCAGGTTTGTTATATTTCCCGATGTCTTTCGAATCAGGAGCTAATGAAACTCTAAAAAAATTGAAAAAACCACTAAATATTAAACAATCTGAAGACTTTGTAAAAAGAGCCCGTTTAATAGATAATAATATATATATTTTTGGTTCTTGGATTACCGCCTTGCCATTTGAAACCTTAGAAGATATTGATAAAACGCATGCTTTTGCAAAATATTTGGATTTAGATTGGTCTTCTTTTTATTGTTACCAACCATATCCAGGGACAGAAATATATCAATATTGTATCGATAAAGGTTACATTCAAGAAAATGAAGAAAATGTGAAAAGCCCTGTTGCTTTGTTAAATGCAATCAGTACTGAGAATTTTTCTGCAAGTGAAGTTGTCTTTAAGAATTATTGCGCTAATATTGATATTAATTTTTTAAATAATAGAAACCTGAATGGTAGGGGTAATTTCACCCAAGCATACCGTGATTTTGTCGATATAATAAATAACTATCCAACACACGTTTTTGCTCATTATGCCTTATCAAACTACTTTAATAATCTGGGTAATAAAAAAAAATCAAGATATTTTCTGATGAAAGCAAGAGAAAGTTCTGAAGTAGAAAAATTTTATGAACCATTCATAAAACACTTTAATTTAACAAAAGAACTATTAGAATAG
- a CDS encoding aminotransferase class III-fold pyridoxal phosphate-dependent enzyme, which produces MNDSKQHIAALIQARMRSTRLPGKVMAEVVDRPVIWHVVRRAKDIESVNDVIVVTSKKPDDDIIEKFCMEHRIKCFRGSEEDVLDRYYQAAKHFGIKTIVRITADCPMLDPVIVNQAIKEYLVGGYDYVSTAYPEASYPDGLDTEVFSFQTLESAWRDARLPSEREHVTPFIWKNEKGRFRIGNINHSPNLSDKRWTLDDETDLQFIREIYTKLYKEDSIFYMGDVLKLLEKHPELESINSGTKRNEGYLKSLEEDIIKMSDGEETSLNVSESLRLFEQAKKIIPSCTQTFSKGWTQYPFGVSPIFVSRADKGHVWDVDGNEYIDWPMALGPIILGHNYPTVIEAVKEQLNNGVAFSLPHMKELNLAEKLCQWFPYAEMVRFGKNGSDATAGAIRAARAYTGKDVILCCGYHGWQDWYIGTTTRSAGVPKTVRDLTVPFPYNDINTLERFLKQYKGKVAAVIMEPVGVIFPDKEYLYKVRELVHAHAALLIFDECWTGFRLHKQGAYGYFGVSPDMACFGKAMGNGFPISAIVGRADIMTIFDEIFFSFTFGGDVVGLTAALDVLKTIEERPVLETIEKRGKILIDGIIQLITEYELQSHIGLQGYPARNIMTFVNDGYDGLLLKSVVQQEAIKQGILCGGYHVVTYSHTEKDINDTISAYKKIFAILKGAIDSKNLRSLLKGKMVKPVFRKF; this is translated from the coding sequence ATGAATGACAGTAAACAACATATTGCTGCTCTGATCCAAGCTCGAATGAGATCTACTCGTCTGCCTGGCAAAGTCATGGCTGAGGTTGTTGATCGTCCTGTGATCTGGCATGTTGTACGCCGTGCCAAGGATATAGAGTCAGTGAATGACGTTATCGTTGTTACTTCAAAGAAGCCGGATGATGATATAATAGAAAAATTCTGTATGGAGCATAGAATAAAATGTTTCAGGGGAAGCGAGGAAGATGTTCTCGACCGATATTATCAAGCGGCAAAACATTTCGGCATAAAAACTATAGTGAGAATTACGGCTGATTGTCCTATGTTAGATCCGGTAATAGTAAACCAGGCTATAAAGGAATATTTGGTTGGGGGTTACGACTACGTGAGTACGGCTTACCCTGAAGCCTCATATCCTGACGGACTAGACACAGAAGTCTTTTCCTTTCAGACTCTTGAATCAGCCTGGCGAGATGCCCGTCTGCCCTCTGAGAGAGAGCATGTTACACCTTTTATATGGAAAAACGAGAAGGGAAGGTTCAGAATAGGCAACATAAACCATTCTCCGAATCTTTCTGACAAACGGTGGACATTAGATGACGAGACTGACCTGCAATTCATCCGAGAAATATATACTAAACTTTACAAAGAGGATAGCATCTTCTACATGGGGGACGTTCTTAAACTACTGGAAAAACATCCAGAGTTGGAGTCTATTAATTCAGGTACTAAGAGGAACGAGGGCTATCTAAAGTCTCTTGAAGAGGATATTATTAAAATGTCAGATGGAGAGGAAACGTCACTTAATGTGTCGGAGTCATTGCGTCTCTTTGAGCAGGCCAAAAAAATTATTCCATCTTGTACCCAGACGTTTAGCAAAGGATGGACTCAATATCCATTTGGAGTCTCTCCCATATTTGTCAGCAGGGCAGATAAAGGTCATGTATGGGACGTAGATGGAAATGAATACATCGACTGGCCAATGGCCCTGGGCCCCATAATATTAGGGCATAATTATCCAACAGTTATTGAAGCAGTGAAAGAACAGCTAAATAACGGAGTAGCTTTTTCACTTCCTCACATGAAAGAGTTGAATCTCGCTGAAAAATTATGTCAATGGTTCCCATATGCCGAGATGGTACGTTTTGGTAAAAACGGCTCCGATGCAACAGCAGGGGCTATACGGGCAGCCAGAGCATATACTGGAAAGGATGTAATCCTTTGCTGCGGTTACCATGGCTGGCAGGATTGGTATATTGGAACCACCACTCGCTCTGCAGGGGTTCCCAAAACGGTTCGCGATTTAACTGTCCCATTTCCATATAATGACATTAATACTTTAGAGAGGTTTTTGAAGCAATACAAGGGAAAGGTGGCTGCTGTGATTATGGAGCCTGTAGGAGTCATTTTCCCTGATAAAGAATACCTTTATAAGGTAAGAGAATTAGTTCATGCTCATGCTGCGTTATTGATATTTGACGAATGCTGGACAGGTTTTCGCTTACATAAACAAGGGGCATACGGTTATTTTGGTGTGTCACCGGATATGGCCTGTTTTGGAAAGGCAATGGGTAATGGATTTCCGATATCTGCAATAGTAGGAAGAGCAGATATTATGACTATCTTTGATGAGATATTTTTTTCATTCACCTTTGGAGGAGATGTTGTTGGTTTAACTGCCGCTTTAGATGTCTTAAAGACAATAGAAGAAAGACCTGTTTTAGAGACAATAGAAAAGCGCGGCAAGATATTGATAGATGGGATTATTCAGCTTATTACTGAATATGAATTACAGAGCCATATTGGTCTACAGGGTTATCCTGCAAGAAACATTATGACATTTGTCAATGATGGTTATGACGGCTTGCTCCTGAAAAGCGTAGTGCAACAAGAAGCTATTAAGCAGGGTATTCTATGTGGTGGATATCATGTGGTAACCTATAGTCATACGGAAAAAGATATAAACGATACTATCTCTGCCTATAAGAAAATATTCGCAATATTAAAGGGGGCGATAGATTCGAAGAATCTGAGGTCACTTCTTAAAGGGAAAATGGTGAAACCAGTTTTCCGCAAGTTTTGA
- a CDS encoding glycosyltransferase has product MEISIVITCHNYARYLGRAIRSAMNQSYPKNNYEILVINDASTDETKEVMDSFMGYIRPIHLIENAGLSAARNIGIKRAVGRYVVHVDADDYIGEHLILIESLFLKQYKDWDAVSCDYDLIDDEGNVLETKSSREEPIACGIMFKKDKLFDIGLYDPKFKAMEDVELRRRFEERYTIGNVNLSLYRYRRHDKNLTNNKQKMDYYSKLLNGETR; this is encoded by the coding sequence ATGGAGATCAGCATTGTAATTACATGTCATAATTATGCACGCTACTTAGGAAGAGCCATTAGAAGTGCAATGAACCAATCTTACCCAAAGAATAATTACGAAATTTTGGTAATAAATGATGCCTCTACTGATGAAACAAAAGAAGTTATGGACTCCTTTATGGGATATATAAGGCCGATACACCTTATAGAAAATGCTGGACTCTCCGCGGCTAGAAATATTGGGATAAAGAGAGCAGTCGGTAGATATGTTGTACATGTAGATGCTGACGATTATATAGGAGAACATCTCATACTAATCGAATCCCTGTTTTTGAAGCAATATAAGGATTGGGATGCAGTAAGCTGTGATTATGACTTGATTGATGATGAAGGTAATGTTCTGGAAACAAAAAGCAGCAGAGAAGAACCAATAGCCTGCGGAATTATGTTCAAAAAAGACAAATTATTTGACATTGGACTTTACGACCCAAAATTTAAAGCAATGGAAGATGTGGAACTAAGACGAAGATTTGAAGAAAGATATACAATAGGCAATGTAAATCTTTCTCTTTATAGGTACAGGAGACACGATAAAAACCTGACCAATAACAAACAAAAAATGGATTACTATTCTAAACTATTGAATGGAGAAACGAGATAA
- a CDS encoding glycosyltransferase family 1 protein, which translates to MNVVIDGIIYKMQAWGGIARIFNEILPRICNIDRSLHITLLSYKSNCQTLPAHDNIHDLSLPQAQRFLRPGFLWRPFVPKIQQQIYNLFLKELQKQIWHSSYYTLPDLWKGPLVITVPDMAHERYPEFFGKEIKEFRKLKQRCILNADAIIAISQTTKNDLISFYAINADKIWVVPPACSDVFREKGADEHWAAIIPGKPYLLYVGIRSHYKNVDRLIEAYRQWRGHEEVDLVVVGRPWTLNQIDELKRLGLDRYVHLLGHIDDRTLAKLYRRAVALVYPSLYEGFGIPLLEAMACGCPIVASKIPSTIEVAGKCPVYFDPQDSDSMVNAFEIALTEGRNSARVEKGFEKIKHYSWDKTAQQTLEVYRGL; encoded by the coding sequence ATGAACGTTGTTATCGATGGGATAATATATAAAATGCAGGCATGGGGAGGAATTGCCCGTATCTTTAATGAAATTCTTCCACGTATATGTAATATCGACAGGTCACTCCACATTACCTTATTGAGTTATAAGAGCAACTGCCAAACTTTACCAGCCCATGATAATATCCATGACCTATCTCTTCCTCAGGCACAAAGATTCTTGCGCCCTGGTTTTTTATGGAGACCATTTGTGCCAAAAATTCAACAGCAGATATATAACCTATTTCTTAAGGAGTTACAAAAACAGATATGGCATTCAAGTTATTATACCCTTCCTGATTTATGGAAGGGCCCTCTCGTAATAACAGTTCCTGATATGGCACATGAACGTTACCCGGAGTTTTTTGGAAAAGAAATAAAAGAGTTTCGTAAGCTGAAGCAACGATGTATTCTTAATGCCGATGCAATCATCGCCATATCGCAGACAACGAAAAACGATCTGATTTCATTCTATGCCATAAATGCCGATAAAATATGGGTTGTTCCGCCGGCGTGCAGCGACGTTTTCAGGGAGAAAGGAGCTGATGAGCACTGGGCTGCAATAATACCCGGAAAGCCATACCTGCTTTATGTGGGTATCCGGTCACATTATAAGAATGTCGATCGACTGATAGAGGCATATCGACAATGGCGGGGGCATGAGGAAGTTGATCTGGTAGTTGTTGGTAGGCCATGGACATTGAATCAGATTGATGAGTTGAAGAGGCTCGGGTTGGATAGGTACGTTCATCTTCTCGGACACATCGATGATCGCACTCTGGCGAAGCTCTATCGCAGGGCAGTGGCATTGGTATACCCATCGCTTTACGAAGGATTTGGAATCCCATTACTTGAGGCAATGGCTTGCGGATGTCCCATTGTTGCTTCAAAAATACCATCAACAATTGAGGTTGCGGGTAAATGCCCTGTGTACTTTGATCCTCAGGATTCAGACAGTATGGTAAATGCATTTGAAATAGCGTTAACTGAGGGGCGAAATTCTGCCCGGGTTGAAAAAGGTTTTGAAAAAATCAAGCATTATTCATGGGATAAAACTGCACAGCAAACCCTTGAAGTATATAGGGGTCTTTAA